The Sphaerospermopsis torques-reginae ITEP-024 genome has a window encoding:
- a CDS encoding GNAT family N-acetyltransferase — MGFWKTWFSSSESVATNKTTAFDEYARGDRGNSSAGSDSIVFSTERDIDLYELEELCDAVGWSRRPLRKVKKAIEHSFLVASMWQVRGNKRRLIGFARATSDHAFNATIWDVVVHPDFQGQGMGKALMKYVLKKLRSEEISNVTLFADPHVVDFYRTMGFMPDPEGIKGMFWYPQ; from the coding sequence ATGGGTTTTTGGAAAACTTGGTTTAGTAGTTCTGAATCTGTAGCGACAAATAAAACGACCGCATTTGATGAGTATGCACGGGGAGATAGAGGCAACTCTAGTGCCGGAAGCGATAGTATCGTTTTTAGCACTGAACGCGATATCGACTTGTATGAACTAGAAGAACTCTGTGATGCGGTGGGTTGGTCTCGTCGTCCTCTGAGAAAAGTAAAAAAAGCCATTGAACATAGTTTTCTCGTCGCTTCTATGTGGCAAGTACGAGGAAACAAAAGGCGTTTAATAGGTTTTGCCCGTGCTACCTCAGATCATGCTTTTAATGCCACTATTTGGGATGTGGTAGTTCATCCAGACTTCCAAGGTCAAGGTATGGGTAAGGCATTGATGAAATATGTCCTCAAAAAACTCAGAAGTGAAGAAATTAGCAATGTTACTCTCTTCGCTGACCCTCATGTTGTAGATTTTTACCGGACTATGGGTTTTATGCCTGACCCAGAAGGTATTAAAGGGATGTTTTGGTATCCTCAATGA
- a CDS encoding Tic22 family protein → MKSLVRWGLTLGLVGSTLLGSVVAVDFPVLALSEQQVKEKLDSVPVYLITNDQGLPLSRTIPSQNGQPGASVTGVYMSRQEALAFIKELQNAKNKDPKLEAMAKQLQVTAVPLGVIYQQLQQSKNQQNRLLFAFKPVDKEVKGALTLLNAGGQKVNQFKSVPVFAVRFAPDQGYVPIQLGANNQQMIPLFLSKQDALGLLNQVKPKFPKADIQVIDVDGVIKTLEDKNDSWLNQVVLVPSPESREYIRTLPKNNAAKQNNAPSKRR, encoded by the coding sequence ATGAAATCATTGGTTCGCTGGGGCTTAACGCTGGGTTTAGTAGGCAGTACCTTACTGGGAAGCGTGGTAGCTGTTGATTTTCCTGTACTGGCATTATCAGAACAACAAGTCAAAGAAAAATTGGATTCTGTACCAGTTTACTTGATTACGAATGATCAGGGTTTACCGTTGAGTCGGACTATACCCTCACAAAATGGACAACCAGGGGCTTCAGTGACTGGTGTATATATGAGTCGGCAGGAAGCTTTGGCGTTTATCAAAGAATTGCAAAATGCCAAAAATAAAGACCCAAAACTAGAAGCAATGGCCAAACAGTTGCAAGTTACCGCTGTTCCTCTAGGTGTAATTTATCAGCAATTGCAACAAAGTAAAAACCAACAGAATAGACTGTTATTTGCGTTCAAACCTGTAGATAAAGAAGTCAAAGGCGCACTAACTTTACTGAATGCAGGTGGTCAAAAAGTGAATCAATTTAAGAGCGTGCCTGTATTTGCGGTAAGGTTTGCACCAGATCAAGGCTATGTACCAATTCAATTAGGTGCGAATAATCAGCAAATGATTCCTTTATTCTTGAGTAAACAAGATGCACTAGGTTTATTGAACCAAGTGAAACCAAAGTTTCCTAAAGCTGATATTCAGGTAATAGATGTGGATGGGGTGATTAAAACTTTGGAAGATAAAAATGATTCTTGGTTAAATCAGGTGGTTTTGGTTCCATCCCCAGAGTCTAGAGAATATATTAGGACTTTGCCTAAAAACAATGCTGCCAAGCAGAATAATGCACCTTCTAAACGGCGTTAA
- the prmC gene encoding peptide chain release factor N(5)-glutamine methyltransferase: MAKQQSVTGMEVWQWRNQALKDALSTDISPVEVDWLLQEITELDRLTLHLESFKSWQQIKMQLSLTELDRLWQRRLHERLPIQYIAGVTPWRYFKLAVSNAVLIPRPETEILIDLAVNAAESKGLQSGHWADLGTGSGAIALGLAEVLTNATIHAVDVSAEALEVAKTNAENLGFNKRVKFYQGDWWKPLENWKGQFSGMVSNPPYIPSDTVLTLQPEVVKHEPHLALDGGADGLDCIRHLIAVAPAYLRLGGVWLIEMMAGQAETVQELLETNGSYCDISIHADLAGIERFAVAYVNM, translated from the coding sequence ATGGCAAAGCAACAGTCAGTTACTGGTATGGAAGTTTGGCAGTGGCGTAATCAAGCACTGAAAGATGCTTTATCTACGGACATTTCTCCTGTAGAAGTTGATTGGCTGTTGCAGGAAATAACTGAGTTAGACCGCTTGACACTGCATTTAGAGTCTTTCAAATCATGGCAGCAAATTAAAATGCAGTTATCTTTGACAGAGTTAGACAGGTTATGGCAAAGACGTTTGCATGAACGCTTGCCGATACAGTATATTGCTGGGGTGACACCTTGGCGCTATTTTAAACTCGCTGTGTCAAATGCGGTTTTAATTCCTAGACCGGAAACAGAGATTTTGATTGATTTGGCCGTAAACGCTGCTGAAAGTAAGGGGTTACAATCAGGTCATTGGGCAGATTTGGGGACTGGGAGTGGGGCGATCGCTCTTGGTTTAGCGGAGGTATTGACAAATGCTACGATTCATGCTGTAGATGTCAGTGCTGAAGCTTTAGAGGTTGCGAAAACCAATGCGGAAAACTTGGGTTTTAATAAACGAGTTAAATTTTACCAAGGGGATTGGTGGAAACCCTTAGAAAACTGGAAAGGTCAATTTAGCGGAATGGTATCAAATCCGCCTTATATTCCCAGTGATACGGTACTAACATTACAACCGGAAGTAGTGAAACATGAACCCCATCTAGCATTAGATGGTGGTGCTGATGGTTTAGATTGTATTCGTCATTTAATCGCAGTTGCTCCTGCTTATTTGCGTCTGGGTGGGGTTTGGTTAATTGAAATGATGGCGGGACAGGCGGAAACGGTGCAAGAATTGTTGGAAACTAATGGTAGTTATTGTGATATTTCTATTCATGCAGATTTAGCAGGAATAGAACGTTTTGCGGTAGCTTATGTAAATATGTAG
- a CDS encoding L-threonylcarbamoyladenylate synthase, translating into MNVSLEVLINSAKAGKLISFPTDTVPALASLPAQAELIYTAKQRSLDKPLILMAAKAEDLWDYVKGNKTEYQIWQEVVNQYWPGALTLVLPASEKIPQVMNPTDPTTIGIRVPNHLVAQNILAQTGPMATTSVNLSGQPALENRAEIELNFPDLLTLEATEYKGLGIPSTVAKWTGNDWQILRQGVITIDN; encoded by the coding sequence ATGAATGTTTCTCTAGAAGTTCTCATCAACTCTGCAAAAGCTGGAAAACTAATTAGTTTCCCCACGGATACCGTACCTGCACTAGCTTCTCTACCCGCACAGGCAGAATTGATTTATACTGCTAAACAACGCAGTTTAGATAAACCTTTAATTTTAATGGCTGCTAAAGCCGAAGATTTATGGGATTATGTAAAAGGAAATAAGACTGAATATCAAATTTGGCAGGAGGTAGTTAATCAATATTGGCCTGGTGCGTTGACTTTAGTGTTACCTGCTAGTGAGAAAATTCCTCAAGTTATGAATCCTACTGATCCAACGACAATCGGAATTAGAGTACCCAATCATTTAGTTGCCCAAAATATTTTAGCACAAACTGGACCAATGGCTACCACTAGTGTTAATTTATCAGGACAACCAGCTTTAGAAAATCGAGCAGAAATAGAACTGAATTTTCCTGATCTTCTCACTTTAGAAGCGACTGAATATAAAGGTTTGGGAATACCTTCTACTGTTGCTAAATGGACAGGGAATGATTGGCAAATTTTGCGCCAAGGAGTAATTACAATTGATAATTGA
- a CDS encoding sensor histidine kinase, translating into MTSLNEWLYLGSGIGLGIGFCKLFLQSSKSSSILVENAPKQQETKVLSKTLDKLNQTQLAYQMAREMSQFQAGFLARTTHELRSPLNGLIGLHQLILNDLCENPEEEREFVEQAYERSLRLLKMIDEILSVARTEHGTNKLEIQPVQLTKVLEEVHKLTYMLAANRNYPFTISFPKPEIYVLADNRWLRQILVNLIDTTILQMEEGSIHLSSSIAPANTATNNIINNVVHIYLDVPTHAIISSEEINLIASENKTTQENIKDNIKDNIKDNIEISSGMKLLLNQKLLETMGGKLEIISSPITTDPITTEVKQDCTRLQISIPLVTPEAELLQSE; encoded by the coding sequence ATGACTAGCTTAAATGAATGGTTATATCTAGGATCAGGAATAGGTTTAGGAATAGGTTTTTGTAAGTTATTCCTACAGTCATCTAAATCTTCATCCATTCTTGTGGAAAATGCCCCAAAACAGCAAGAAACCAAAGTTTTATCAAAAACTTTAGACAAATTAAACCAAACCCAATTAGCCTACCAAATGGCTAGGGAAATGAGCCAGTTTCAAGCGGGTTTTTTAGCTAGAACTACCCATGAATTGCGATCGCCCCTCAATGGTTTAATAGGATTACATCAATTAATTTTAAATGATTTGTGCGAAAATCCAGAGGAAGAAAGGGAATTTGTTGAACAAGCTTATGAGCGATCGCTAAGATTGCTAAAAATGATTGATGAAATTCTCAGTGTTGCTAGAACAGAACACGGAACAAATAAATTAGAAATTCAGCCTGTACAGTTAACTAAAGTTTTAGAAGAAGTTCATAAATTAACTTATATGCTGGCTGCAAATCGCAATTATCCTTTTACTATATCATTTCCTAAACCAGAGATTTACGTTTTAGCAGATAACCGCTGGCTACGTCAAATATTGGTGAATTTAATAGATACTACCATTTTACAAATGGAAGAAGGTAGTATTCATCTTTCCAGTAGTATTGCACCTGCAAATACAGCTACAAATAATATTATTAATAATGTTGTGCATATTTATCTAGATGTCCCCACTCATGCTATCATCTCTAGTGAAGAAATAAATTTGATTGCCTCTGAAAATAAAACAACTCAAGAAAACATAAAAGACAATATAAAAGACAATATCAAAGACAATATAGAAATCTCATCAGGAATGAAACTATTACTTAATCAAAAATTACTAGAAACGATGGGAGGAAAACTAGAAATTATCTCCTCTCCCATCACCACAGATCCCATCACCACAGAAGTAAAACAAGATTGCACCAGACTACAAATTTCTATCCCCCTAGTGACTCCTGAAGCTGAACTTCTCCAGTCGGAATAG
- a CDS encoding GNAT family N-acetyltransferase, translating to MENPQIQFSEGRAKIDLYQLQNLFNIAAFWAKGRSIEDLSIAIANSKPVISVWDGEQLIGFARANSDGIYRATIWDVVIHPKYQGKGLGIKLVETVLAHPVMQVERVYLMTTHQQKFYEKIGFQTNNTTTMVLYNQSDLGSIPTGEVQLQESLGG from the coding sequence ATGGAAAATCCTCAAATTCAGTTTAGTGAAGGCCGCGCAAAAATTGATCTTTACCAACTTCAAAACTTATTTAATATAGCCGCTTTTTGGGCAAAAGGGCGGAGTATAGAGGATTTAAGCATAGCCATTGCTAATAGTAAACCTGTAATTTCTGTTTGGGATGGAGAACAACTAATTGGTTTTGCAAGAGCTAATTCTGATGGCATCTATCGCGCTACAATTTGGGATGTTGTCATTCATCCAAAATATCAAGGTAAGGGACTGGGAATCAAATTAGTAGAAACAGTTTTAGCTCACCCAGTTATGCAAGTGGAGAGAGTTTATTTAATGACAACTCATCAACAAAAATTCTATGAAAAGATTGGTTTTCAAACTAATAATACCACGACAATGGTACTATACAATCAATCGGATTTAGGTTCTATTCCGACTGGAGAAGTTCAGCTTCAGGAGTCACTAGGGGGATAG
- a CDS encoding bifunctional serine/threonine-protein kinase/formylglycine-generating enzyme family protein — protein sequence MSQCLNPDCLYQNPPGTNFCERCGAKIILDDRYLPLKFIGEGGFGRTFQAVDIKRLNTPCVIKQFLPQQAGSSSLQKATELFQQEAQRLQELGKHPQIPDLLAFFPQDGRLYLIQEFIDGQNLLQELQIQGKLNEPQIRIILTELLPVLQFIHDNKVIHRDIKPENIIRSKTGKLFLIDFGVSKETSGSILNRVGTITGTPGYAPPEQFRGMVYHSSDLYSLAVTCIRLLTGLFQKIDGSDFLFDTINMEWQWQKYVSLSQELTDILETMLQDIPKKRYHSAAEVLAALNNPIPQKTVVIPNPQPPQPQPTSNNPFKQIFQQLISPPTNPPQPTIIKPQLRNTHTSFQENLGNGVLLEMIAIPGGSFLMGSPENEPERRDSESPQHRVTIQPFYMGKFTVTQAQWERVAALSKIKQDLNPQPSRFQGKNKPVERVSWLDAQEFCARISKATGKKYRLPSEAEWEYACRAGTTTPFYFGNTITTDLVNYDGNYSYNSGAKGKCRQQTTDVGSFPPNAFGLYDMHGNVWEWCEDDWHENYINAPTNGSALIGGSSYRLLRGGSWYNNPSICRSAFRSHDVPDYRDYNDGFRLVVSGARTL from the coding sequence ATGAGTCAATGTCTCAATCCTGACTGTCTTTACCAAAATCCCCCAGGTACTAATTTTTGTGAACGTTGCGGTGCTAAAATCATCTTAGATGATCGTTATCTCCCCCTGAAATTTATCGGAGAAGGTGGTTTTGGACGCACTTTTCAAGCTGTAGATATCAAAAGATTAAATACACCCTGTGTCATTAAACAATTTTTACCCCAACAAGCAGGAAGTTCATCTTTACAAAAAGCAACGGAATTATTTCAACAAGAAGCTCAACGACTGCAAGAATTAGGTAAACATCCGCAAATTCCTGATTTACTAGCTTTCTTTCCCCAAGATGGTAGACTGTATTTAATTCAGGAATTTATTGATGGGCAAAATTTACTGCAAGAATTACAAATTCAAGGTAAATTAAACGAACCACAAATTAGAATTATCTTAACAGAGTTATTGCCTGTTTTGCAATTTATCCATGACAACAAAGTCATTCATCGAGATATCAAACCAGAAAACATTATTAGAAGCAAAACCGGTAAATTATTCCTGATTGATTTTGGCGTTTCTAAAGAAACAAGTGGTAGTATTTTAAATAGAGTGGGAACTATTACCGGAACTCCTGGATATGCACCACCGGAACAATTTCGGGGGATGGTTTATCACAGCAGTGATCTCTATAGTTTAGCTGTAACTTGTATACGTTTATTGACGGGACTTTTTCAAAAAATTGATGGTTCTGATTTCTTGTTTGATACTATAAATATGGAATGGCAATGGCAAAAGTATGTTTCTTTAAGTCAGGAATTAACTGATATTTTAGAAACAATGTTGCAAGATATTCCTAAAAAACGTTATCATTCAGCAGCAGAAGTTTTAGCAGCATTAAATAATCCCATTCCTCAAAAAACTGTTGTTATTCCTAACCCCCAACCTCCGCAACCACAACCAACTTCTAATAATCCATTTAAACAAATTTTTCAACAGTTGATTTCTCCCCCCACTAACCCACCTCAACCAACGATCATTAAACCTCAACTCAGGAATACTCATACATCATTTCAGGAAAATTTAGGTAATGGTGTATTATTAGAAATGATTGCTATTCCGGGGGGAAGTTTTTTAATGGGTTCACCGGAAAATGAACCTGAGAGACGTGATTCAGAAAGTCCCCAGCATCGGGTAACTATTCAACCATTTTACATGGGCAAGTTTACTGTAACTCAGGCACAATGGGAACGGGTAGCAGCGTTATCAAAAATTAAACAGGATCTCAATCCTCAACCTTCCCGCTTTCAAGGTAAAAATAAACCAGTGGAAAGAGTTTCATGGCTTGACGCACAGGAATTTTGTGCTAGAATAAGTAAAGCTACAGGTAAAAAATATCGTCTACCCAGCGAAGCTGAATGGGAATACGCCTGTAGAGCCGGAACAACCACACCATTTTATTTTGGGAACACTATTACCACAGATTTGGTAAATTACGATGGTAATTACTCCTATAATTCCGGTGCAAAAGGCAAATGTCGTCAACAAACAACAGATGTAGGTTCTTTTCCCCCTAACGCTTTTGGTTTATACGACATGCACGGGAATGTCTGGGAGTGGTGTGAAGATGACTGGCACGAAAATTATATAAACGCGCCTACAAATGGTAGTGCTTTGATTGGCGGAAGCTCTTATAGGCTGCTGCGCGGTGGTTCTTGGTACAACAACCCCAGCATTTGCCGTTCTGCGTTTCGTAGCCACGACGTCCCAGACTACAGGGACTACAACGACGGGTTTCGGTTGGTAGTTTCCGGCGCAAGGACTCTTTAG